The Rhopalosiphum maidis isolate BTI-1 chromosome 1, ASM367621v3, whole genome shotgun sequence genome has a segment encoding these proteins:
- the LOC113559851 gene encoding uncharacterized protein LOC113559851, giving the protein MGSVPHRLLCSWHVDRAWRQNICKITGPTRKEKQGIIYKTLKVLQSMCDENEFNNALKEFNLELMNDPDTRDFGIYFDRMYGNRVGLWAYCHRKGLGINCNMHLESMHKTIKYHYLNGCKVGRLDKSITTIRRYTRDKKVERIIKLTKGKTSTRIQEIKKRHNKSTLLELTINLDSENNWSVESEFTPSQFYKIKKNNDDVCCPMICSICKLCVHTFQCSCPDYQIKSMICKHIHYVALKTMSTENSEDIAILSAADTENINFDATSNKDDEIQAISLANKINNIKNSEHLKQALKQLNSLEAFIDATSNNDETHEDFSKIVNEPPNKKLKTQDTFFSTKKKKQEKPNELIKPTRVETEQLNTILLKKKNIF; this is encoded by the exons ATGGGCTCAGTACCTCACCGTTTATTATGTTCATGGCATGTAGATAGAGCTTGGAGACAAAACATTTGCAAGATAACTGGACCTACACGCAAAGAAAAACAaggaattatatataaaactctAAAAGTTCTTCAATCAATGTGTGatgaaaatgaatttaataatgctttaaaagaatttaaccTTGAGCTAATGAATGATCCAGACACTAGAGACTTTGGCATATATTTTGATCGCATGTATGGCAATAGAGTTGGTTTGTGGGCATATTGCCATCGAAAAGGTCTaggtataaattgtaatatgcaTCTAGAATCTAtgcacaaaacaataaaatatcattatttaaatggttGCAAAGTTGGGCGGTTAGATAAAAGTATAACAACTATTAGAAGATATACCCGTGATAAAAAAGTtgaaagaattataaaattaactaaggGAAAAACAAGTACAAGGATtcaggaaataaaaaaaagacacAATAAAAGTACATTACTTGAACTTACAATCAATCTGGATAGTGAGAATAACTGGAGTGTTGAAAGTGAATTTACACCAAgtcagttttataaaataaaaaaaaataatgatgatgtaTGTTGTCCAATGATATGTTCTATTTGTAAGTTGTGTGTTCACACATTTCAATGTTCTTGTCCTGATTACCAAATCAAGTCTATGATATGTAAGCACATACATTATGTTGCTCTGAAGACAATGTCAACAGAAAATTCTGAAGATATTGCTATTTTGTCAGCAGCAgatacagaaaatataaattttgatgcAACTTCAAACAAAGATGATGAAATACAA GCCATTAGTCTagccaataaaataaacaatataaaaaacagtGAACATCTTAAACAagcattaaaacaattaaactctTTAGAAGCATTCATTGATGCAACATCAAATAATGACGAGACACATGAAGATTTTAGTAAGATAGTAAATGAACcaccaaataaaaaacttaaaactcaaGACACATTCttctctacaaaaaaaaaaaaacaggaaaaACCTAACGAATTAATAAAACCAACGAGAGTTGAAACTGAACAGCTCAATACTatactactaaaaaaaaaaaatatattttaa
- the LOC113549633 gene encoding uncharacterized protein LOC113549633 — protein sequence MEFNCDTCKSQFSTKFTLTRHLKNKHNIINEVKQKSSKCITCSNLTFSKKVLLINHLNDHHGTCIEKEIINFSNVSEFNNWLKEYESKNKCEYVLQTGKKKSKDGHRSYYECGRTGVHKEIDSIKRSIKSQGSKKINTNCTSHIILFEHLNKSSCDVIFYKYHYGHQESELQHISLPITKKHEIATKLSQVIYYKKQG from the exons ATGGAATTTAATTGTGATACTTGCAAAAGTCAATTTTCTACTAAGTTTACACTTACAAggcatttgaaaaataaacataatataataaatgaagtaaaacaaaaatcatctaaatgtattacttgttctaatttaacattttctaaaaaagtattattaattaatcatttaaatgatCATCATGGAACATGTattgaaaaagaaattattaacttttcaaaTGTCTCtg aATTTAACAACTGGTTAAAAGAGtatgaatcaaaaaataaatgtgaatatGTCCTTCAGACGgggaaaaaaaagtcaaaagatGGCCATAGAAGTTACTATGAGTGTGGTCGAACAGGTGTTCATAAAGAAATTGATAGTATTAAAAGATCAATAAAATCACAaggtagtaaaaaaattaataccaacTGTACaagtcacataatattatttgagcatttaaataaaagtagttGTGatgtaatattctataaatatcactATGGCCACCAAGAAAGTGAACTTCAACATATTAGTTTACCAATTACTAAAAAGCATGAAATAGCAACTAAATTATCGcaagttatatattacaaaaaacaaggttaa
- the LOC113549622 gene encoding MOB kinase activator-like 1: MSFLFGGRSSKTFKPKKNIPEGTHQYDLMKHAAATLGSGNLRLAVLLPEGEDLNEWVAVNTVDFFNQINMLYGTITEFCTEESCSIMSAGPKYEYHWADGLTVKKPIKCSAPKYIDYLMTWVQDQLDDETLFPSKIGVPFPKNFLSIAKTILKRLFRVYAHIYHTHFDSIVTLGEEAHLNTSFKHFIYFVQEFVLIDRRELAPLQDYIDKLAGRETR; this comes from the exons ATGAGCTTCCTATT tgGAGGCAGATCATCAAAGACTTTTAAACCTAAGAAGAATATACCAGAAGGTACACACCAATACGATCTAATGAAGCACGCAGCAGCCACTCTTGGTTCGGGCAATCTGAGATTGGCCGTACTACTACCAGAAGGCGAAGATCTCAATGAATGGGTTGCCGTCAACA ctgttgattttttcaatcaaataaaCATGTTATACGGTACAATAACGGAGTTCTGCACTGAGGAAAGTTGTTCTATAATGTCTGCTGGACCCAAATACGAATATCATTGGGCAGATGGCCTGACGGTTAAGAAACCTATTAAGTGTTCTGCTCCAAAatacattgattatttgatGACTTGGGTTCAGGATCAATTGGATGACGAAACATTGTTCCCTTCAAAAATCGGTGTCCCATTTCCTAAGAACTTCTTATCGATTGCTAAGACAATACTTAAACGGTTATTCAGGGTGTATGctcatatatatcatacacatTTCGATTCAATTGTTACACTAGGCGAGGAAGCACATCTCAACACATCGTTCaagcattttatttactttgttcAG GAATTTGTACTAATTGATCGAAGAGAATTGGCTCCATTACAAGACTACATTGATAAATTGGCTGGCAGAGAAACTAGATAA
- the LOC113549600 gene encoding cell division cycle protein 23 homolog: MSNYAMDVDVAKVGCPVPKMDEVKKELLISMNELYARGLKTSCQWSSDLLLSLEVGNNPKPLAKKIEGYKRPKITRSLLTPVPKRMPVAKSTDLYSIDQLPIPYKEMELYLHARTCYNAKEYQRASFWLKNCCSKIPLFLKMYSDYLAADSNIKNIGSEATPSMFREYRNLLDYLSQLLESIRQKKKGDGYLTYLLGVVYVKLEQYEAAVKMLVESINEVPLNWHAWMQLGDLIVDRVKLSKLELPNHWMKNFFYCQKYLDLQLNEQMLGMTQYLFNCGFSDSIFLQSRVAVCYHNKRYIEIAVQKFQELIEIEPCRLENMDTYSNLLYVQHQRVELAYLAQRAVKIDKYRVETCCILGNYYSLHGEHQKAMRYFHRALKLNPLYLAAWTLLGQEYMELKNSNDAIQSYSKALEINKYEYRAWYGLGQTYEILGMFKHSLYFFKQAQLLRPFDSRMIIAVGNVYEKLGNIDMAFQSYLKGRAMGDDEKLGLIYLAKLYVVINRPNDAAKMFLEYIEEHGLDEQTRDHSYAYMFLANYNLNRMNYDQAFHYAQKCLNYAETKEEAKALLKTIVHERIHMEVDNLLCTPMSEKQSKDKDYDKEEMPRQLELLSLTQKYEMNQNEDDDDDSSDEEEHLCNKITMYMDLVE; encoded by the exons ATGAGTAACTACGCTATGGACGTCGATGTGGCGAAAGTCGGTTGCCCCGTCCCAAAAATGGACGAGGTGAAAAAAGAGCTCCTCATCAGCATGAATGAACTGTACGCCCGAGGTCTGAAAACCAGCTGCCAGTG GTCTTCAGATCTACTCCTATCACTGGAGGTTGGCAACAACCCAAAACCATTGGCCAAAAAAATAGAAGGATACAAAAGACCAAAAATCACCCGTAGTCTTCTGACTCCTGTACCTAAACGTATGCCGGTTGCAAAATCTACagatttatattctattgacCAACTACCAATACCATATAAAGAAATGGAACTATATCTCCATGCTCGAACCTGTTACAATGCCAAAGAATATCaaag agCATCATTTTGGTTGAAAAATTGTTGTTcaaaaataccattatttcTGAAAATGTATTCAGATTATTTGGCTGCTgacagtaatattaaaaacattggtAGTGAAGCAACGCCTTCCATGTTTAGAGAATACCGAAATTTGTTAGATTATTTGTCTCAACTATTAGAGTCtatacgacaaaaaaaaaagggagATGGATATTTGACATATTTACTTGGTGTGGTGTACGTGAAATTAGAGCAATACGAGGCAGCAGTTAAAATGCTTGTTGAATCTATAAACGAAGTGCCACTTAATTGGCATGCATGGATGCAACTTGGTGATCTTATTGTAGATCGAGTTAAA TTATCAAAGCTAGAGTTACCCAATCATTGGATGAAAAATTTCTTCTactgtcaaaaatatttggacTTGCAGTTAAATGAACAGATGCTAGGTATGAcacagtatttatttaattgtggtTTCAGTGACAGTATATTTCTCCAATCTAGAGTGGCAGTTTGTTACCACAACAAAAGAT acATTGAAATAGCAGTACAAAAATTTCAAGAGCTCATTGAAATTGAACCTTGTCGGCTGGAAAATATGGatacttattcaaatttattgtatgtacAACATCAACGAGTTGAACTAGCTTATCTTGCTCAGCGTGCAgtcaaaattgataaatatcgtGTGGAGACTTGTTGTATTTTGGGCAACTATTACAGTCTTCACGGGGAACATCAAAAAGCAATGCGTTACTTTCATCGCGCGCTTAAATTGAATCCTTTGTATTTGGCTGCCTGGACACTGCTTGGTCAAGAATATATGgaacttaaaaattcaaacgatGCGATACAAAGCTATAGCAAAGCCTTGG aaataaataaatacgagtatagAGCATGGTATGGTTTGGGTCAAACATATGAAATACTTGGCATGTTCAAACACAGCctctattttttcaaacaagcGCAATTGCTAAGACCATTTGATAGCCGTATGATAATTGCTGTTGGcaatgtatatgaaaaattaggTAATATAGACATGGCATTTCAAAGCTACTTAAAAGGGCGAGCGATGGGCGATGACGAAAAGCTTGGACTCATATACTTAGCAaa ATTGTATGTAGTTATAAATAGACCAAATGATGctgcaaaaatgtttttggaaTACATTGAAGAGCATGGACTAGATGAACAGACTCGTGATCACAGCTATGCTTATATGTTCcttgcaaattataatttgaatcgTATGAACTATGATCAAGCATTTCATTATGCACAAAAATGTTTGAACTATGCTGAAACCAAAGAAGAAGCTAAAGCGTTGTTAAAGACTATAGTTCATGAAAGAATACACATGGAAGTTGATAACTTATTGTGTACACCAATGAGTGAGAAACAATCCAAGGATAAGGATTATGATAAAGAAGAAATGCCCAGACAGTTGGAATTGTTGTCCCttacacaaaaatatgaaatgaatCAAAATgaagatgatgatgatgacagTAGCGACGAAGAAGAACATTTGTGTAATAAGATAACAATGTATATGGACTTAGTAGAATAG